A portion of the Natronococcus sp. AD-5 genome contains these proteins:
- a CDS encoding MarR family transcriptional regulator, with product MSMSTAEDRAAAAEEPLSEDEYRDRLRDLPPSAKLVAKVLETDSPLSQGQLAEESLLPDRTVRYALNRLEDVDLIGSRYSFRDARKQVYFLKH from the coding sequence ATGAGCATGAGTACCGCAGAGGACCGCGCCGCTGCCGCCGAAGAACCCCTCTCCGAAGACGAGTATCGCGATCGGCTTCGTGACCTGCCGCCGAGTGCGAAACTCGTCGCCAAGGTGCTCGAGACCGATTCGCCGCTCTCCCAGGGGCAACTGGCCGAGGAGTCGCTGCTCCCCGACCGGACCGTCCGCTACGCGCTCAACCGCCTCGAGGACGTCGATCTCATCGGCTCTCGGTACAGTTTCCGCGACGCCCGCAAGCAGGTCTACTTCCTCAAGCACTGA
- a CDS encoding class I SAM-dependent methyltransferase: MKGQEWYQADDVAEEYDDKRFSQGGQLIDRREKEAVLDAIMPVEDRNVLEIACGTGRFTVMLAERGADVVGLDISAAMLQQGRKKAQNRGLAGTLEFLRGDAGRLPFPDDHFDTVIAMRFFHLADDPEAFLREMRRVSSDQIVFDTFNRFSARSAYNWALPMGSRLYSKSEVSVLLAKTELTLVDVEDDFLVPYGVYRSIPNGLATPIRTFDEIVGGRPITDHLASVSYWNTRVR; encoded by the coding sequence GTGAAAGGACAGGAGTGGTACCAGGCCGACGACGTCGCCGAGGAGTACGACGACAAGCGGTTCTCCCAGGGCGGTCAGCTGATCGACCGCCGGGAGAAGGAGGCCGTGCTCGACGCGATCATGCCCGTCGAGGATCGGAACGTCCTCGAGATCGCCTGTGGTACCGGGCGGTTCACCGTCATGCTCGCGGAGCGCGGCGCGGACGTCGTTGGACTGGATATTTCGGCAGCGATGTTGCAGCAAGGACGGAAGAAAGCCCAGAACAGGGGACTCGCGGGAACGCTCGAGTTCCTCCGGGGCGACGCCGGCCGGCTCCCGTTTCCGGACGATCACTTCGACACCGTCATCGCGATGCGATTCTTCCACCTGGCAGACGATCCGGAGGCGTTCCTGCGGGAGATGCGTCGGGTTTCGAGCGACCAGATCGTCTTCGATACGTTCAATCGGTTCAGCGCGCGCAGCGCCTACAACTGGGCGCTCCCGATGGGATCGCGGCTCTACTCGAAAAGCGAGGTGAGCGTCCTGCTCGCGAAGACCGAACTAACGCTTGTCGACGTCGAGGACGACTTCCTCGTTCCCTACGGCGTCTACCGGTCGATTCCGAACGGACTCGCCACTCCGATCCGTACCTTCGACGAGATCGTCGGCGGCCGTCCGATCACCGATCACCTGGCGTCGGTCTCGTACTGGAACACGCGCGTTCGCTGA
- a CDS encoding radical SAM protein: MTDPETLSVTIVDGYVDEPAHFGVPPYISTYPRYAAGALVDAGVPRERITYHTIDGLRDEPDQWRDVDEADLLIYLGGMTVPGKYVGGTPAEPDEVRKLAWTASGTSLMGGPVKFGVGDENAGATETARQDLDFDFVAKGDVEAAVFDLVESGLEGFNNRMRDVDEVSRWAQEGAFVVEEHPNHPDHLIAELETSRGCAYRCSFCTEPLYGNPSFRPPPTVVGEVDALSNYGVEHFRIGRQADILAYGGDGEAPNPDALRELYGGIREVAPDLETLHLDNMNPITVVEWPEKSREGIRIIAEHNTPGDTAAFGLESADPLVQEENNLNVSAEECFEAVKIVNEEAGWRPGEEPADAPTFGDDAPRRLPKLLPGINLLHGLKGEREETYERNLEFLHRVYDEGYMLRRVNIRQVMAFDGTDMSDTGAEIANEHKKLFKRYKRQVREEIDNPMLARVAPPGTVLPDVHLEYHQDGKTFGRQLGTYPLLVGIPGERDLGETIDVAVVDHGYRSVTGVPYPLDLNDASMDELTVIPGIGDRTAGDIVVNRPYESVTEADLGSEVDLEGFATTRPLERAD; encoded by the coding sequence ATGACCGACCCCGAGACGCTGTCGGTGACGATCGTCGACGGCTACGTCGACGAGCCCGCGCACTTCGGGGTGCCGCCGTACATCTCGACGTACCCCCGGTACGCGGCGGGCGCGCTCGTCGACGCGGGCGTCCCGCGAGAGCGGATCACGTACCACACGATCGACGGCTTGCGCGACGAACCCGACCAGTGGCGCGACGTCGACGAGGCGGACCTCCTGATCTACCTCGGCGGCATGACCGTCCCGGGCAAGTACGTCGGCGGTACCCCCGCCGAGCCCGACGAGGTGCGGAAACTCGCCTGGACCGCGAGCGGCACGAGCCTGATGGGCGGGCCCGTCAAGTTCGGCGTCGGCGACGAAAACGCCGGGGCCACGGAAACGGCGCGCCAGGACCTGGACTTCGACTTCGTCGCCAAGGGCGACGTCGAGGCCGCCGTCTTCGATCTCGTCGAGAGCGGCCTCGAGGGCTTCAACAACCGGATGCGGGACGTCGACGAGGTGTCGCGGTGGGCCCAGGAAGGAGCGTTCGTGGTCGAGGAACACCCCAACCACCCGGACCACCTCATCGCCGAACTCGAAACCTCTCGCGGTTGCGCCTACCGCTGCTCGTTCTGTACGGAGCCGCTGTACGGCAACCCATCGTTCCGGCCGCCGCCGACGGTCGTCGGCGAGGTCGACGCGCTTTCGAACTACGGCGTCGAGCACTTCCGGATCGGCCGCCAGGCCGACATCCTCGCCTACGGCGGCGACGGCGAGGCCCCGAACCCCGACGCGCTCCGGGAACTCTACGGCGGAATCCGCGAGGTCGCGCCCGACCTCGAGACGCTCCACCTGGACAACATGAACCCCATCACGGTCGTCGAGTGGCCCGAGAAGAGCCGGGAGGGGATTCGGATCATCGCCGAGCACAACACGCCGGGCGATACGGCCGCGTTCGGCCTCGAGTCCGCCGACCCGCTCGTCCAGGAGGAGAATAACCTGAACGTCAGCGCCGAGGAGTGTTTCGAGGCCGTCAAGATCGTCAACGAGGAAGCGGGCTGGCGACCCGGAGAGGAACCGGCGGATGCACCCACCTTCGGCGACGACGCCCCGCGACGCCTGCCCAAGCTCCTGCCCGGGATCAACCTCCTGCACGGGCTCAAGGGCGAACGCGAGGAGACCTACGAGCGCAACCTCGAGTTCCTCCACCGGGTCTACGACGAGGGCTACATGCTCCGCCGGGTCAACATCCGGCAGGTGATGGCCTTCGACGGAACCGACATGTCCGATACGGGCGCCGAGATCGCGAACGAACACAAGAAGCTGTTCAAGCGGTACAAGCGGCAGGTCCGCGAGGAGATCGACAACCCGATGCTCGCCCGCGTCGCGCCGCCCGGCACCGTCCTGCCGGACGTCCACCTCGAGTACCACCAGGACGGCAAAACGTTCGGCCGTCAGCTCGGCACCTACCCGCTGCTGGTCGGCATCCCCGGGGAGCGCGACCTCGGGGAGACGATCGACGTCGCCGTCGTCGACCACGGCTACCGGTCGGTGACCGGCGTTCCCTACCCGCTCGATCTCAACGATGCGTCGATGGACGAACTCACCGTCATCCCCGGCATCGGCGATCGAACCGCGGGCGACATCGTCGTCAACCGACCGTACGAGTCCGTCACCGAGGCCGACCTCGGAAGCGAGGTCGACCTCGAGGGGTTCGCCACGACGCGGCCGCTCGAGCGGGCGGATTGA
- a CDS encoding glycosyltransferase family 2 protein: MELSVVVSTLNDREQLLSCLDALSAETPATTEIVVVNGPSSDGTTGVVRERSDVDVLVEISERNPNVSRNAGFEEATGDVVAFLDGEYAIEPGWYEAVERAVGNDADVVTGPIKEADGTTSGGETTRTVAGRSVAAFDGDNVAFDRTVLEALDGFDEYLEADGTRDCAHRVAGLGFEVTWSTTMTARSDVGADGGQTDPDWGATYRALSYRLAKNYGPRPTVLARTVGSAVRDGVAGVREIVTGDATPTGWLSDGVDVVTNAGGGFRDGVRARYADRSSRRNPNGLSVRHDRAVRVYDRR; the protein is encoded by the coding sequence ATGGAGCTCTCGGTAGTCGTCTCGACGCTCAACGACCGGGAGCAGTTGCTGTCGTGTCTCGACGCGCTCAGCGCGGAGACGCCGGCGACTACCGAAATCGTCGTGGTCAACGGCCCCTCGTCGGACGGCACGACCGGCGTCGTTCGCGAGCGCTCCGACGTCGACGTGCTCGTCGAGATCTCCGAACGGAACCCGAACGTCTCTCGAAACGCCGGGTTCGAGGAGGCGACGGGCGACGTCGTCGCCTTCCTTGACGGCGAGTACGCGATCGAACCCGGCTGGTACGAGGCCGTCGAGCGCGCGGTCGGAAACGACGCCGACGTGGTCACCGGGCCGATCAAAGAAGCCGACGGAACGACGTCGGGCGGGGAGACGACGCGGACGGTCGCCGGCCGCAGCGTGGCCGCCTTCGACGGGGACAACGTCGCCTTCGATCGGACCGTCCTCGAGGCGCTCGACGGGTTCGACGAGTACCTCGAAGCCGACGGCACGCGGGACTGCGCCCACCGCGTGGCCGGTCTCGGGTTCGAGGTCACCTGGTCGACGACGATGACGGCCCGCAGCGACGTCGGTGCCGACGGCGGACAGACCGATCCCGACTGGGGAGCCACCTACCGTGCGCTTTCCTACCGCCTCGCGAAGAACTACGGCCCGCGACCGACCGTCCTCGCCCGGACGGTCGGCAGCGCGGTCCGCGACGGGGTCGCCGGCGTTCGAGAGATCGTTACGGGCGACGCGACGCCGACGGGGTGGCTCTCCGACGGGGTCGACGTCGTCACGAACGCCGGCGGCGGGTTCCGGGACGGCGTTCGCGCCCGCTACGCCGATCGGTCGTCCCGGCGAAACCCGAACGGGCTCTCGGTGCGCCACGATCGGGCGGTCCGGGTGTACGATCGCCGGTGA
- a CDS encoding MBL fold metallo-hydrolase yields MDVVRCSVPASTRAPGGRTNAYLIGTRSAILVDPAARTGELDRLIDDRAVDHIVCTHTHPDHVGALDAYASETDATVWARYGRADRFREATGRFPDRELRPGATIRLGDERVRVLDTPGHAPDHVALEAGADGPVVCGDCAVSEGSVVVGAPEGDVRAYLSTLRRLRAIDPPTLHPGHGPVIDPPRETLERLIAHRYRRERRVLEAVENGAESLAEILEAAYEKDLSGVRDLALATVRAHLEKLAVEGRLEWNGERATPRSDGRVTRPR; encoded by the coding sequence ATGGACGTCGTCCGCTGTTCGGTTCCCGCCTCGACGCGCGCACCCGGGGGGCGCACGAACGCGTACCTGATCGGCACGCGGTCGGCGATACTCGTCGATCCCGCGGCCCGTACCGGAGAACTAGACCGACTGATCGACGACCGCGCCGTCGATCACATCGTCTGCACGCACACCCACCCGGACCACGTCGGGGCGCTCGACGCCTACGCGAGCGAGACGGACGCGACCGTCTGGGCGCGATACGGCCGGGCGGACCGTTTTCGCGAGGCGACGGGACGATTCCCTGACCGCGAACTGCGCCCCGGAGCGACGATCCGGCTCGGCGACGAGCGCGTTCGGGTGCTCGACACCCCCGGTCACGCGCCCGACCACGTCGCACTCGAGGCCGGCGCGGACGGACCGGTCGTCTGTGGCGACTGCGCGGTCAGCGAGGGCAGCGTCGTCGTCGGCGCACCCGAAGGCGACGTGCGCGCGTACCTGAGCACCCTCCGTCGGCTCCGGGCGATCGACCCGCCGACGCTGCACCCCGGCCACGGCCCCGTGATCGACCCCCCGCGGGAGACCCTCGAGCGACTCATCGCTCACCGGTATCGTCGCGAGCGTCGGGTGCTCGAAGCGGTCGAAAACGGCGCCGAATCGCTCGCGGAGATCCTCGAGGCGGCCTACGAGAAGGACCTCTCCGGGGTCCGCGACCTCGCGCTGGCGACCGTTCGCGCCCACCTCGAGAAACTCGCGGTCGAGGGGCGACTCGAGTGGAACGGCGAGCGCGCTACGCCTCGTTCGGACGGCCGCGTTACGCGTCCGAGGTGA
- a CDS encoding DUF368 domain-containing protein — MLHALEQRLGHRLAFLRTYCYGLCMGTADALPGVSGGTVALLLGFYGRLIAAVTALTPGRALAVLRGYDPDRRERAREALLEMDLQFLLPLGVGMVTAVALIAGAVSALAESHPLALFGFFTGLIAASAIVLFRSLTLSTVEHALAAAAGIGLALLIASNVLQLPGSGVVLIFLSGALAVSAMILPGVSGSLILILLGQYVFLSSELTAFMRSIRDLALADGTLAGLLEPGTTVVVFVAGGVLGLVTIARIVRRALDHHRGVTLVFLVGLIAGSVPAPLHNIGEAYAWTAETVLLTGAWALLGALALFALDLLAGGFDPE; from the coding sequence ATGTTACACGCCCTCGAACAGCGACTCGGCCATCGGCTGGCCTTCCTTCGCACCTACTGCTACGGCCTCTGTATGGGGACGGCCGACGCGCTCCCCGGCGTCTCCGGCGGCACCGTCGCCCTGCTGCTCGGCTTCTACGGTCGACTGATCGCCGCCGTGACCGCGCTCACGCCCGGACGCGCGCTCGCCGTCCTCCGCGGGTACGATCCCGACCGGCGGGAGCGCGCTCGGGAAGCGTTGCTCGAGATGGACCTGCAGTTTCTCCTGCCGCTTGGCGTCGGGATGGTGACCGCCGTCGCGCTCATCGCCGGCGCCGTCTCGGCGCTCGCGGAGTCCCATCCGCTCGCGCTCTTCGGCTTCTTCACGGGGCTGATCGCCGCGTCCGCGATCGTCCTCTTCCGGAGCCTGACGCTGTCGACGGTCGAACACGCGCTCGCGGCCGCCGCCGGAATCGGCCTCGCGCTGCTGATCGCCAGTAACGTGCTCCAGCTGCCGGGAAGCGGCGTCGTCCTGATCTTCCTCTCGGGCGCGCTGGCGGTCAGCGCGATGATCCTGCCGGGCGTCTCCGGCTCGCTGATCCTGATCCTGCTCGGTCAGTACGTCTTCCTCTCGTCGGAACTGACCGCGTTCATGCGGTCGATTCGAGACCTCGCCCTCGCCGACGGCACGCTCGCGGGCCTCCTCGAGCCGGGGACGACCGTCGTCGTGTTCGTCGCCGGCGGCGTCCTCGGGCTCGTGACGATCGCCAGAATCGTGCGGCGAGCGCTGGATCACCACCGCGGGGTGACGCTCGTCTTCCTCGTCGGGCTCATCGCCGGCTCGGTACCCGCGCCGCTTCACAACATCGGCGAGGCGTACGCCTGGACCGCGGAGACGGTCCTGCTGACGGGCGCGTGGGCGCTTCTCGGCGCGCTCGCGCTGTTCGCGCTCGACCTCCTCGCCGGCGGCTTCGATCCCGAGTAG
- a CDS encoding DUF7559 family protein, whose amino-acid sequence MPPTEEIVCTAEDCFLDLFENHYTYDVPDEFDVSSLSCPVCGGTDCLEPVEL is encoded by the coding sequence ATGCCACCGACGGAAGAGATCGTCTGTACCGCCGAGGACTGCTTTCTCGACCTCTTCGAGAACCACTACACCTACGACGTCCCCGACGAGTTCGACGTCTCGTCGCTCTCGTGTCCGGTCTGTGGCGGCACCGACTGCCTGGAACCGGTCGAACTCTGA
- a CDS encoding enoyl-CoA hydratase/isomerase family protein — protein sequence MESVGTGLAAIDWNDRRADVYLSRPEKRNAMTVDLMRDLTEAFERVDADEEAWAVTLLGEGSVFSAGMDLAMMRDRVEPDSGIDRDVFPTLLETIEETRQPVVAGIKRAAPAGAFELTLPCDFRILGRDAKYGLLEVTLGTFPHGGGTQRLPRLIGLSKAKEIVLTGEFVDPKEAARMGLVHELCEDEAVDERTKAFADRLCENAPLGLESGKRALNAALETPLEQGLRFERALGRELDDTDDYREGFEARLEEREPQFRRE from the coding sequence ATGGAATCTGTCGGCACGGGGCTCGCAGCGATCGACTGGAACGACCGGCGAGCGGACGTTTATCTCTCTCGACCGGAGAAGCGAAACGCGATGACGGTCGACCTCATGCGGGATCTGACCGAGGCGTTCGAGCGCGTCGACGCCGACGAAGAGGCGTGGGCGGTCACCCTCCTCGGAGAAGGCTCCGTCTTCAGCGCCGGGATGGACCTCGCGATGATGCGCGACCGCGTCGAACCCGACTCCGGGATCGACCGCGACGTCTTCCCGACGCTGCTCGAGACCATCGAGGAGACGCGACAGCCGGTCGTCGCCGGGATCAAGCGGGCCGCGCCGGCCGGCGCGTTCGAACTGACCCTCCCCTGCGACTTCCGGATCCTCGGCCGAGACGCGAAGTACGGCCTGCTCGAGGTCACGCTGGGAACCTTTCCCCACGGCGGCGGAACCCAACGTCTACCCCGGTTGATCGGGCTCTCGAAGGCCAAGGAGATCGTTCTCACCGGCGAGTTCGTCGACCCCAAGGAGGCGGCGCGGATGGGGCTGGTTCACGAACTCTGCGAGGACGAGGCGGTCGACGAGCGAACGAAAGCGTTCGCGGATCGCCTCTGCGAGAACGCGCCGCTGGGTCTCGAGAGCGGCAAACGGGCGCTCAACGCGGCCCTCGAGACGCCGCTCGAGCAGGGGCTCCGGTTCGAGCGCGCGCTCGGGCGCGAACTGGACGACACCGACGATTACCGCGAGGGATTCGAGGCCAGACTCGAGGAGCGAGAGCCGCAGTTCCGCCGCGAGTGA
- a CDS encoding Hsp20/alpha crystallin family protein, with amino-acid sequence MSFKELGNALGSALYRQLGRANGRVQRHRLLPVDILEGESSYLVVFDAPGAEPDDIQVRYLEGTVTIQIDRFRQFHDGYEMRFPGRGMELQGEAELPGDAVVEPNAGTAKLTESGALRIEIPKASSLEDDATASDAEALTVEDRD; translated from the coding sequence GTGAGTTTCAAGGAACTCGGCAACGCGCTCGGAAGCGCGCTCTACCGACAGCTCGGTCGCGCGAACGGGCGCGTCCAGCGTCACCGGCTGCTTCCGGTCGATATCCTCGAGGGTGAATCGAGCTACCTCGTCGTCTTCGACGCGCCCGGCGCCGAACCCGACGACATCCAGGTTCGGTACCTCGAGGGCACCGTCACGATCCAGATCGATCGCTTCCGTCAGTTCCACGACGGCTACGAGATGCGGTTTCCCGGCCGCGGGATGGAACTCCAGGGCGAAGCCGAACTCCCCGGCGACGCGGTCGTCGAGCCGAACGCGGGAACGGCCAAGCTCACCGAGTCGGGTGCCCTACGCATCGAGATTCCGAAGGCGTCCTCGCTCGAGGACGACGCGACGGCTTCCGACGCGGAAGCGCTCACTGTCGAGGACCGGGACTGA
- a CDS encoding YkgJ family cysteine cluster protein yields the protein MQSLEAELESARGLAIDDLADAIESIGFECTRCGACCTGHGEDEHTATVFPDEVRELEAADVDSDTAPESDDRDWRDVARPVPYGLEERNGELEGETFEWALQTDGCGDCVFYAEDDDGVGACTAHDDRPLICRTYPFSVALAGTSQPMGEAVDEEGVVRAHECEGLGRDISREDAEELARALKERAVRELEEAIGVRDKYESADPGPGEVVVHDSEGAKRIDGTPRPPDARGTDRN from the coding sequence GTGCAATCGCTGGAGGCCGAACTCGAGTCCGCCCGGGGCCTCGCGATCGACGACCTCGCCGACGCCATCGAGTCGATCGGCTTCGAGTGCACTCGCTGTGGCGCCTGCTGTACGGGCCACGGCGAGGACGAACACACGGCGACGGTGTTTCCCGACGAGGTCCGCGAACTCGAGGCCGCCGACGTCGATAGCGATACCGCCCCCGAATCAGACGACCGCGACTGGCGCGACGTCGCTCGGCCCGTGCCCTACGGCCTCGAGGAGCGAAACGGCGAACTCGAGGGCGAGACGTTCGAGTGGGCGCTCCAGACCGACGGCTGCGGCGACTGCGTCTTCTACGCGGAGGACGACGACGGCGTCGGCGCCTGTACTGCTCACGACGACCGCCCGCTGATCTGTCGTACGTACCCCTTCAGCGTCGCGCTGGCCGGTACCAGCCAGCCGATGGGGGAAGCGGTCGACGAGGAGGGCGTCGTCCGCGCCCACGAGTGCGAGGGACTCGGCCGAGACATCTCCCGCGAGGACGCCGAGGAACTCGCCCGCGCGCTGAAAGAGCGCGCCGTCCGGGAACTCGAGGAGGCGATCGGCGTCCGCGATAAGTACGAATCCGCCGACCCCGGACCGGGCGAGGTCGTCGTCCACGACTCCGAGGGCGCGAAACGGATCGACGGCACGCCCCGCCCGCCGGACGCGCGCGGAACCGACAGGAATTAG
- a CDS encoding geranylgeranylglyceryl/heptaprenylglyceryl phosphate synthase: protein MDIDWDEITHVTKVDPAKPLPPDLEVLEGTNLVLVGGSDNVSEGNSLEAIERVTAAFPELPIFQEPYSSEHVSRDTVEAADYLSIPAVYNGDWDHFVGKHVDLFTEVGKKPDELLGSGIPIVGDLIASKGVDAVTELAAKVVGEGYVVQHLESTAAAVSGVDAKYTPEQVAGAALATEALYGFPIFYVEYSGTYGGPTDVEAAARYLSETALFYGGGIDSAEKASEILEAGADAIVVGDCFHDDPETFRETIPK, encoded by the coding sequence ATGGATATCGACTGGGACGAGATCACCCACGTCACGAAGGTCGATCCGGCCAAACCGTTACCGCCGGACCTCGAGGTCCTCGAGGGGACCAACCTGGTGCTCGTCGGCGGCTCCGACAACGTCAGCGAGGGTAACAGCCTCGAGGCGATCGAGCGAGTTACGGCCGCGTTCCCGGAACTGCCGATCTTCCAGGAGCCGTACAGTTCGGAGCACGTCTCGCGGGACACCGTCGAGGCGGCCGACTACCTCTCGATTCCCGCCGTCTACAACGGCGACTGGGATCACTTCGTCGGCAAGCACGTCGATCTCTTCACCGAGGTCGGAAAGAAGCCCGACGAACTGCTCGGCTCCGGCATCCCGATCGTCGGCGACCTGATCGCGTCGAAGGGCGTCGACGCGGTGACCGAACTCGCGGCGAAGGTCGTCGGCGAGGGGTACGTCGTCCAGCACCTCGAGTCGACGGCGGCCGCCGTCTCGGGCGTCGACGCGAAGTACACCCCGGAGCAGGTCGCCGGCGCCGCCCTCGCCACGGAAGCACTTTACGGCTTTCCGATCTTCTACGTCGAGTATTCGGGCACCTACGGCGGCCCGACGGACGTCGAGGCGGCCGCGAGGTACCTCTCCGAGACGGCGCTGTTCTACGGCGGCGGGATCGACAGCGCCGAGAAAGCGAGCGAAATCCTCGAGGCCGGCGCGGACGCGATCGTCGTCGGCGACTGCTTCCACGACGATCCGGAGACGTTTCGCGAGACGATTCCGAAGTAG
- a CDS encoding TRAM domain-containing protein codes for MEISEKLLCLFSTEVSAEEDRYVIEVPRQEVETGDIDAGDVYRVALISRDESSEEGSASATQPQTAPSEPQPPVDVGETRYVEIEDIGKQGDGIARVERGYVIIVPGADVGERVKVEITEVKSNFAVGEIIEETF; via the coding sequence GTGGAAATATCTGAAAAACTGTTGTGTTTGTTCAGTACGGAAGTCTCGGCAGAGGAAGATCGGTACGTCATCGAGGTGCCACGGCAGGAAGTCGAGACCGGCGACATCGACGCCGGAGACGTCTACCGCGTCGCGCTCATCTCACGTGACGAATCGAGCGAGGAAGGGTCCGCGTCGGCGACGCAGCCACAGACCGCACCGTCGGAACCGCAGCCGCCGGTCGACGTCGGCGAAACGCGGTACGTCGAGATCGAAGACATCGGCAAGCAAGGTGACGGGATCGCGCGCGTCGAGCGCGGCTACGTCATCATCGTTCCCGGTGCGGACGTCGGGGAACGCGTCAAGGTGGAAATCACCGAGGTCAAGTCGAACTTCGCCGTCGGCGAGATCATCGAGGAGACGTTCTAG